From Aliarcobacter butzleri, the proteins below share one genomic window:
- the miaA gene encoding tRNA (adenosine(37)-N6)-dimethylallyltransferase MiaA — MKEIAIIGSTASGKTALSLEIASKTNSIILSLDSLCVYKEIDIVSAKPTLEERGEILHFGIDEVYPNVEFDVVCFMELYKKAKEYALKNDKNLIIVGGTGFYLKALIDGLSLGIESKIKLDISVSEAYDLLYSLDEMYMKKIEKNDKYRVEKAYAIYKQTGLTPTLYFEKNPKIPLAKDLKIFEILWEKEDLKKRVASRTNTMIKSGLIDEIIYLEKKYTRAPNCMSSIGIVETFEYLDGKLSKEELEEKISQNTMKLAKRQNTFNKGQFLNKTSNIIDNLNSDILKYFSI, encoded by the coding sequence ATGAAAGAAATAGCAATTATTGGTTCAACTGCATCAGGAAAAACTGCTTTATCACTTGAAATTGCTTCAAAAACAAATTCTATAATTTTATCATTGGACTCTTTGTGTGTTTACAAAGAAATAGATATTGTTTCTGCAAAACCAACTTTAGAAGAACGAGGTGAAATTTTACATTTTGGAATAGATGAAGTTTATCCAAATGTTGAATTTGATGTGGTTTGTTTTATGGAGTTATACAAAAAAGCTAAAGAGTATGCTTTAAAAAATGATAAAAATTTGATTATAGTTGGTGGTACAGGATTTTACTTAAAAGCTTTAATTGATGGATTATCTTTGGGAATAGAATCAAAAATAAAATTAGATATTAGTGTATCAGAAGCTTATGATTTATTGTATTCGTTAGATGAAATGTATATGAAAAAGATAGAAAAAAATGATAAATATCGAGTAGAAAAAGCTTATGCAATTTATAAACAAACAGGTTTAACTCCAACTTTATATTTTGAAAAAAATCCTAAAATTCCACTTGCAAAAGATTTAAAGATATTTGAAATTTTATGGGAAAAAGAAGATCTAAAAAAAAGAGTTGCATCAAGAACAAATACTATGATAAAATCAGGTTTGATTGATGAGATTATTTATTTAGAAAAAAAATATACAAGAGCTCCAAATTGTATGTCATCTATTGGTATTGTTGAAACATTTGAATATTTAGATGGAAAATTGTCTAAAGAAGAGTTAGAAGAAAAAATTTCACAAAATACAATGAAACTTGCAAAAAGACAAAATACTTTCAATAAAGGTCAATTTTTAAATAAGACTTCAAATATAATAGATAACTTAAATTCAGATATACTTAAGTATTTCTCGATATAA
- a CDS encoding GNAT family N-acetyltransferase produces the protein MSEDIKIVKFSPKYKEDFKKINLWWIGEYFEVEESDIKVLNEPEKYIIDMGGEIFLALYKDEVVGTCALIKSKNENFDFELAKLAVLSKVQGLKLGLLLSQAVINEAKNRGGKTIFLETNSVLTPAVSLYKKLGFEEIPNFKSKYKRVNLVMLKNL, from the coding sequence ATGAGTGAAGATATAAAGATAGTAAAATTTTCGCCAAAATACAAAGAAGATTTTAAAAAGATAAATCTTTGGTGGATTGGTGAATATTTTGAAGTAGAAGAATCAGATATAAAAGTATTGAATGAACCTGAAAAATATATTATCGATATGGGTGGAGAAATTTTTTTAGCTTTATATAAAGATGAGGTAGTTGGAACTTGTGCTTTAATAAAATCAAAAAATGAAAACTTTGATTTTGAATTAGCTAAATTGGCTGTTTTATCAAAAGTACAAGGTTTAAAATTGGGTTTACTTTTATCTCAAGCCGTTATAAATGAAGCTAAAAATAGAGGCGGTAAAACTATATTTTTAGAAACAAATAGTGTTTTAACTCCTGCTGTAAGTTTGTATAAAAAATTAGGATTTGAAGAAATTCCTAATTTTAAATCAAAATACAAAAGAGTTAATTTAGTGATGCTTAAAAATCTTTAA
- a CDS encoding DUF4236 domain-containing protein — protein MAFRFRKSIKIIPGVRVNLSSKSASLNVGPRGSSFSIGKQGIYSNVSIPEMGISFRKKISNNVREERALKRQRLSEQQTIISVVLSLLDDGNIVYKDENENLLDRKIVTKLWQEKSDMLKNWLETEAQKINDMDLITTIHYDMPTPYNEPQLEKLEFDKEKPSKPKKNEIKKPSFFKSLFFPSSKQKYQSDLEKAESDFICNTNRFKEELSLWEKDKEEFDKVQNELAISFSTLIRTDINTMSEYLEKVLQDLDWARETLVSYDINNSANTVYIDIDLPEIENIPQRTATIAATGKKLNIKNKTEKQLRLEYATHIHAIALRVAAYTFATLPSIDLIIISGYSQRLDKSTANTNDEYLYSIKFNKSDFSKLNFEKIELIDPIKAFDNFENIRNMTSTGIFKEIKPF, from the coding sequence ATGGCATTTAGATTTAGAAAATCAATAAAAATAATACCAGGTGTTAGGGTAAATCTTAGTTCAAAAAGTGCAAGTTTAAATGTTGGACCAAGAGGTTCATCTTTTTCTATTGGAAAGCAAGGTATTTATAGTAATGTTTCAATTCCAGAAATGGGAATATCTTTTAGAAAAAAAATTTCAAATAATGTAAGAGAAGAAAGAGCTTTAAAAAGACAAAGATTATCTGAACAACAAACTATAATAAGTGTTGTTTTAAGTTTATTAGATGATGGTAATATTGTATATAAAGATGAGAATGAAAATCTTTTAGATAGAAAAATTGTTACTAAGCTTTGGCAAGAAAAATCTGATATGTTAAAAAATTGGCTAGAAACTGAAGCTCAAAAAATTAATGATATGGATTTAATTACTACTATTCATTATGATATGCCAACTCCATATAATGAACCACAATTAGAAAAATTAGAATTTGATAAAGAAAAACCATCTAAACCTAAGAAAAATGAAATTAAAAAACCTTCTTTTTTTAAATCTCTTTTTTTTCCAAGTTCTAAACAAAAATATCAATCTGATTTAGAAAAAGCAGAAAGCGATTTTATATGCAATACTAATAGATTTAAAGAAGAATTGTCATTATGGGAAAAAGATAAAGAAGAGTTTGATAAAGTTCAAAATGAATTAGCAATTAGTTTTAGTACACTTATTAGAACAGATATAAATACTATGTCTGAATATTTAGAAAAGGTATTACAAGATTTAGATTGGGCGAGAGAAACATTAGTTTCTTATGATATTAACAATTCAGCTAATACCGTTTATATAGATATTGATTTACCAGAAATTGAAAATATTCCTCAAAGAACAGCAACGATTGCAGCAACTGGTAAAAAACTTAACATAAAAAATAAAACTGAAAAACAGTTAAGACTAGAATATGCAACTCATATTCATGCAATAGCTTTAAGAGTTGCAGCATATACTTTTGCAACATTGCCTTCCATTGATTTAATTATAATATCAGGATATTCTCAAAGATTAGATAAATCAACCGCTAATACAAATGATGAATATTTATATAGTATAAAATTTAATAAAAGTGACTTTTCTAAGTTAAACTTTGAGAAAATAGAATTAATAGACCCGATAAAGGCTTTTGATAATTTCGAGAATATAAGAAATATGACATCAACAGGTATTTTTAAAGAAATTAAACCATTTTAA
- the rpmE gene encoding 50S ribosomal protein L31 — protein sequence MKKDIHPDYKVCTVTCACGNSFETKSNVETLKIDICSSCHPFFTGEQKLVDAAGRVEKFKAKYNMAK from the coding sequence ATGAAAAAAGATATTCATCCAGACTACAAAGTTTGTACAGTAACTTGCGCTTGTGGTAATAGTTTTGAAACAAAATCAAATGTTGAGACTTTAAAAATCGATATTTGTTCTTCTTGTCACCCATTCTTCACTGGTGAGCAAAAACTTGTTGATGCTGCAGGAAGAGTTGAGAAATTCAAAGCTAAATATAACATGGCTAAATAG
- a CDS encoding tetratricopeptide repeat protein, translated as MKKLFLILIILNSIVFGVTFEDGKRALLTNDYEQAFKIFDDLASKGDAKAQYGLGFMYETGKAVKMDKKEAIKWYKKSSKQGYKKAQKALDDVCSENPFICR; from the coding sequence ATGAAAAAATTATTTTTAATTTTAATCATTTTAAATAGCATAGTTTTTGGAGTTACTTTTGAAGATGGTAAAAGAGCTTTATTAACCAATGACTATGAGCAAGCTTTTAAAATATTTGACGATTTGGCTTCAAAAGGTGATGCAAAAGCACAATATGGGCTTGGATTTATGTATGAAACAGGAAAAGCCGTAAAAATGGATAAAAAAGAAGCCATCAAATGGTATAAAAAATCATCAAAACAAGGTTATAAAAAAGCTCAAAAAGCTCTTGATGATGTTTGTAGTGAAAATCCTTTTATTTGTAGATAA
- the rsmI gene encoding 16S rRNA (cytidine(1402)-2'-O)-methyltransferase has product MLCLVPTPIGNLEDISSRSLKVLEESELIFCEDTRVTKKLLNLLGEKYNLDFSNKEYKSFHSHNENQILKTLDKDTFSKNVVYVSDAGMPCVSDPGATLVDFCIKNQIPYDVLPGANAILTAYAMSGFIQTTFSFYGFLDHKGASRASKLDEILNDDKLSILYESPHRLLKLLEELNEKEPNRTIFLAKEITKLHQTTYKNSASNLFEEFKNINIKGEWVVVIEPKEKVGLNLELNDILPLDLPPKTKAKLIAKMTGQSIKEVYQQFLDKIAE; this is encoded by the coding sequence ATGTTATGCTTAGTTCCGACTCCGATTGGAAATTTAGAAGATATCTCTTCGAGGTCACTTAAAGTTCTTGAAGAGTCGGAATTAATCTTTTGTGAAGATACAAGAGTAACAAAAAAACTTCTAAACCTTTTAGGTGAAAAATATAACTTAGACTTTTCAAATAAAGAGTATAAATCTTTTCACTCTCATAATGAAAATCAAATATTAAAAACTTTAGACAAAGATACTTTTTCTAAAAATGTTGTTTATGTAAGCGATGCAGGAATGCCTTGTGTTAGTGACCCAGGTGCTACACTTGTAGATTTTTGTATAAAAAATCAAATTCCTTATGATGTTCTTCCTGGTGCAAATGCAATTTTAACTGCTTATGCAATGAGTGGATTTATACAAACTACTTTTTCTTTTTATGGATTTTTAGACCATAAAGGAGCAAGTCGTGCTTCAAAACTCGATGAGATTTTAAATGATGATAAACTATCAATCCTTTATGAATCACCTCATAGACTTTTAAAACTTCTTGAAGAATTAAATGAAAAAGAGCCAAATAGAACAATATTTTTAGCAAAAGAGATAACAAAACTTCATCAAACTACTTATAAAAATAGCGCTTCAAATCTTTTTGAAGAGTTTAAAAATATAAATATAAAAGGTGAATGGGTTGTAGTAATTGAACCAAAAGAAAAAGTTGGTTTAAATCTTGAATTAAATGACATATTACCTTTAGATTTACCTCCAAAAACAAAAGCAAAATTAATTGCAAAAATGACAGGACAATCTATCAAAGAGGTTTATCAACAATTTTTGGATAAAATCGCCGAATGA
- the mqnP gene encoding menaquinone biosynthesis prenyltransferase MqnP translates to MKKLMKKLNDFSELVMFQHSIFALPFIFIAMVVAANGWFGFKLLILGVLAAVTARNFAMGFNRYMDRDIDALNPRTINRPNVDGRISANAMFIFVVVNALLFILVAYFVNDLAFILSLPILIIIGSYSYFKRFSYLAHIILGISLALAPIAGVVAVSENIPLWVIFLSIGVMFWVAGFDLLYSLQDIEVDKKLGLHSVPSVFGVEKTMLFSKVFHALTVIFWLLFVIYSSSSYFAYLAVIISALMLSYEHYLVNKDFKKIDRAFFTVNGYLGIVFFLLIVLDNIFF, encoded by the coding sequence ATGAAAAAATTGATGAAAAAACTTAATGATTTTAGTGAACTTGTAATGTTCCAACACTCTATTTTTGCTTTACCATTTATTTTTATAGCTATGGTTGTTGCAGCAAATGGTTGGTTTGGTTTCAAACTTTTGATACTTGGTGTTTTAGCAGCTGTTACTGCAAGAAATTTTGCTATGGGATTTAATAGATATATGGATAGAGATATCGATGCTTTAAATCCACGAACTATAAATCGTCCAAATGTAGATGGAAGAATTAGTGCAAATGCTATGTTTATTTTTGTAGTAGTTAATGCACTTTTATTTATATTAGTTGCTTATTTTGTAAATGATTTAGCATTTATTTTATCTTTACCTATTTTAATAATCATTGGTTCTTACTCTTATTTTAAAAGATTTTCATATCTTGCACACATTATTTTAGGAATTTCTTTAGCTCTTGCACCAATTGCAGGTGTAGTTGCTGTTAGTGAAAATATACCTTTATGGGTAATATTTTTAAGTATTGGTGTTATGTTTTGGGTTGCTGGTTTTGATTTACTTTATTCTTTACAAGATATAGAAGTAGATAAAAAACTTGGTCTTCACTCTGTTCCTTCTGTATTTGGAGTAGAAAAAACTATGCTTTTTTCAAAAGTATTTCACGCACTAACAGTAATATTTTGGCTTTTATTTGTAATCTACTCAAGTAGCTCATATTTTGCATATCTTGCAGTAATAATAAGTGCTTTGATGCTTAGCTATGAACACTATTTAGTAAATAAAGATTTTAAAAAAATTGATAGAGCATTTTTTACTGTAAATGGTTATTTAGGAATAGTTTTCTTCCTTTTAATAGTTTTAGATAATATCTTTTTTTAA
- a CDS encoding spermine/spermidine synthase domain-containing protein — MKYNNAFNEMMVHIPLCTHKEASKVLIIGTINDNLKIEASKHNKISNIEFGDLAFLKSHNEKNVDVIVLTDVKLDELLLANVDRILKDDGLIAFATKSFSEDEEQLFDDLKLVGSKFWIAMPFKFGHNTSIIASKKYHPTADLNLQRADLLDDLQYYSAEIHNASFVFPAREHKALTGIAKR; from the coding sequence ATGAAATATAATAACGCATTTAATGAAATGATGGTACATATACCACTTTGTACACATAAAGAAGCTTCAAAAGTTTTAATTATTGGAACAATAAACGACAATTTAAAAATAGAAGCTTCTAAACATAATAAAATTTCAAATATTGAATTTGGAGATTTAGCATTTTTAAAATCACACAATGAAAAAAATGTTGATGTGATAGTTTTAACTGATGTAAAACTTGATGAATTATTACTAGCAAATGTCGATAGAATCTTAAAAGATGATGGTCTTATAGCTTTTGCTACAAAATCTTTTTCAGAAGATGAAGAACAATTATTTGATGATTTAAAACTTGTTGGTTCAAAATTTTGGATAGCTATGCCATTTAAATTTGGACATAATACTTCAATCATTGCATCAAAAAAATATCATCCAACTGCAGATTTAAATCTTCAAAGAGCTGATTTACTTGATGATTTACAATACTATTCAGCAGAAATCCACAATGCTTCATTTGTATTCCCTGCAAGAGAACACAAAGCTCTAACAGGTATTGCAAAAAGATAA
- the purT gene encoding formate-dependent phosphoribosylglycinamide formyltransferase: MKFTAPLKSDSIKIMLLGSGELGKEVIIEAQRLGIETIAVDSYNNAPAQLVANKSYTINMKDKNQLLDIIRREKPTYILPEVEAINIQALFDAEKEGFHVIPNADAVNKTMNRKNIREFAAEQLKLPTSKYKFVTTFEALKEAASVIGFPCVIKPVMSSSGHGQSVARSEADLEKSWEMAKEARGDASELIVEEFITFDYEITMLTVRNGKDTVFCEPIGHIQKDGDYIFSWQPMNMSEIAVKKSQEIAKTITDGLGGRGIFGVELFVKGDDVYFSEVSPRPHDTGMVTMITQSASEFALHVRAVLGLPIDFITYGAGASAAYKAGGDSFNPQIDIFDSSFTKDSIIRVFGKPQSHVGRRMAVALTFDKDSSDKALQKAKEIIGNFKDF; this comes from the coding sequence ATGAAATTTACAGCACCTTTAAAGTCTGACTCTATAAAAATTATGCTTCTTGGAAGTGGAGAACTTGGAAAAGAAGTAATAATTGAAGCTCAAAGATTAGGAATAGAAACAATAGCAGTTGATAGTTACAATAATGCTCCAGCTCAACTTGTAGCAAACAAATCATATACAATAAATATGAAAGATAAAAATCAACTTCTTGATATTATAAGAAGAGAAAAACCAACTTATATTCTTCCTGAAGTTGAAGCTATAAATATTCAAGCTTTATTTGATGCTGAAAAAGAGGGATTTCATGTAATTCCTAATGCTGATGCAGTTAATAAAACTATGAATAGAAAAAATATTAGAGAGTTTGCAGCAGAACAACTAAAACTTCCAACGAGTAAATATAAATTTGTAACAACTTTTGAAGCTTTAAAAGAAGCAGCAAGTGTTATTGGATTTCCTTGTGTTATTAAACCTGTTATGAGTTCATCAGGACATGGGCAAAGTGTTGCTAGAAGCGAAGCTGATTTAGAAAAATCATGGGAAATGGCAAAAGAAGCTAGAGGTGATGCTAGTGAATTAATCGTTGAAGAATTTATCACTTTTGATTATGAAATCACTATGTTAACTGTTAGAAACGGAAAAGATACAGTATTTTGTGAACCAATTGGACATATTCAAAAAGATGGAGATTATATCTTCTCATGGCAACCAATGAATATGAGTGAAATTGCAGTTAAAAAATCTCAAGAAATAGCAAAAACTATTACTGATGGTCTTGGTGGAAGAGGAATTTTTGGAGTTGAGTTATTTGTAAAAGGTGATGATGTTTATTTTTCAGAAGTAAGTCCAAGACCACATGATACTGGAATGGTTACTATGATTACTCAAAGTGCTAGTGAGTTTGCACTTCATGTAAGAGCAGTTTTAGGTTTACCAATTGATTTTATAACTTATGGAGCAGGTGCAAGTGCAGCATATAAAGCAGGTGGTGATAGCTTCAACCCTCAAATTGATATTTTTGATTCTTCATTTACAAAAGATTCAATTATTAGAGTATTTGGAAAACCACAAAGCCATGTTGGAAGAAGAATGGCTGTTGCACTTACTTTTGATAAAGATAGTAGTGACAAAGCTTTACAAAAAGCAAAAGAGATAATAGGAAATTTTAAAGATTTTTAG
- the dapF gene encoding diaminopimelate epimerase encodes MTYTKYSASGNDFIISHSFIEKDYKAEAIKLCNRTEGIGADGFVVLVPSSEADFKWLFYNSDGSDASMCGNATRAVTHYAYTNGLINTNQARFLTGAGIIKAVVENDIVETQLTKAKVINEEFSEDGFIWHLVDTGVPHLVTIVDDLNLYNHELCAKMRYKYNANVNFAKIENKTIKVRTYERGVEGETLACGTGMAASFLRANSLKLVNDTTFVYPKSGEELTLSIKDNTIYFKGAVKKVFTVTL; translated from the coding sequence ATGACATATACAAAATATAGCGCGAGTGGGAATGATTTTATCATTTCACACTCATTTATTGAAAAAGACTATAAAGCTGAAGCAATAAAATTATGTAATAGAACAGAAGGTATTGGAGCAGATGGTTTTGTAGTTTTAGTTCCAAGTAGTGAAGCAGATTTTAAATGGTTATTTTATAATAGCGATGGAAGTGATGCTTCTATGTGTGGGAATGCGACAAGAGCAGTAACTCATTATGCTTACACAAATGGTTTAATAAATACAAATCAAGCGAGATTTTTAACTGGTGCTGGAATTATAAAAGCTGTTGTTGAAAATGATATTGTTGAAACTCAATTAACTAAAGCAAAAGTTATAAATGAAGAGTTTAGTGAAGATGGATTTATTTGGCATTTAGTGGATACTGGAGTTCCTCACCTTGTAACAATAGTTGATGACTTAAATCTTTATAACCATGAGTTATGTGCAAAAATGAGATATAAATATAATGCAAATGTTAATTTTGCAAAAATAGAAAATAAAACAATAAAAGTACGAACTTATGAAAGAGGAGTTGAAGGTGAGACTCTAGCTTGTGGAACAGGAATGGCGGCAAGTTTTCTAAGAGCAAATAGCTTAAAACTGGTAAATGATACTACTTTTGTTTATCCAAAAAGTGGCGAAGAATTAACTTTATCAATCAAAGATAATACAATTTATTTCAAAGGTGCTGTAAAAAAAGTTTTTACGGTTACTCTTTAA
- the purM gene encoding phosphoribosylformylglycinamidine cyclo-ligase, with the protein MATVSYKDAGVDIDAGNQFVENIKPYVKSTIIPGVLGGIGSFAGAFELPSGYKKPVILSGTDGVGTKLKLAIDAKKFDTVGIDLVAMCSNDLLCNFGEPLFFLDYYATAKLDVNEATQVVKGIAEGCIRSECALVGGETAEMPGMYKEGDFDLAGFCVGIAEKDELDRISKVKAGDILIALPSSGVHSNGFSLVRKLLLEKLGMSLEDDFQGKKLKDVLLEPTRIYVKEFKANKDKINALAHITGGGITENLPRVLPENLTAVVQRSKIRVLPIFEFMSNHVELEEMYRTFNMGVGMVLVVNPANVDAILANTDGYVIGELKSGERKVEFI; encoded by the coding sequence ATGGCAACAGTTAGTTACAAAGATGCAGGTGTTGATATAGATGCAGGAAATCAGTTTGTAGAAAATATCAAACCTTATGTAAAATCAACAATCATTCCAGGAGTTCTTGGTGGAATTGGTTCATTTGCAGGAGCATTTGAGTTACCAAGTGGATACAAAAAACCTGTAATTTTATCTGGAACAGATGGTGTTGGAACGAAGTTAAAACTTGCAATTGATGCAAAAAAATTTGATACTGTTGGAATTGACTTAGTTGCTATGTGTTCAAATGATTTACTTTGTAACTTTGGAGAACCACTATTTTTCCTAGATTATTATGCAACTGCAAAACTTGATGTAAACGAAGCTACACAAGTAGTAAAAGGAATTGCAGAAGGTTGTATAAGAAGTGAATGTGCGCTAGTTGGTGGAGAAACTGCTGAAATGCCAGGTATGTACAAAGAAGGTGATTTTGATTTAGCTGGTTTTTGTGTAGGAATTGCAGAAAAAGATGAACTTGATAGAATTTCAAAAGTAAAAGCTGGAGATATCTTGATAGCACTTCCAAGTTCAGGTGTTCACTCAAATGGTTTTTCATTAGTTAGAAAACTGCTTTTAGAAAAATTAGGAATGAGTTTAGAAGATGATTTCCAAGGTAAAAAACTAAAAGATGTTTTATTAGAGCCAACAAGAATTTATGTAAAAGAGTTCAAAGCTAATAAAGATAAAATCAATGCTTTAGCACATATCACTGGTGGTGGAATTACTGAGAATTTACCAAGGGTTTTACCTGAAAATTTAACAGCAGTAGTTCAAAGAAGCAAAATTAGAGTTTTACCAATCTTTGAATTTATGAGTAATCATGTAGAACTTGAAGAGATGTATAGAACATTTAATATGGGTGTTGGAATGGTTTTAGTTGTAAACCCTGCAAATGTTGATGCGATTTTAGCTAATACTGATGGTTATGTAATTGGTGAACTAAAATCAGGTGAAAGAAAAGTAGAATTTATCTAA
- the rlmB gene encoding 23S rRNA (guanosine(2251)-2'-O)-methyltransferase RlmB translates to MIIYGKQIVLYVLENHPKLVEEVFLSKEIDNKLFSKFLKLGKKIHRLDNQKAQALAKGGNHQGFFLKLSQFDYAPIKELKAMNFILVLDGVTDVGNIGAIARTAYSLGIDGIIASNIKTINNSGIVRTSAGALLDLPFCIHPRSADLASELIDAGFTLIGATMDGVDLKKYGKIEKSDKVALFLGSEGEGISPKVAKKLDLKVSIKMEHEFDSLNVSVAAGILIYNLKR, encoded by the coding sequence ATGATAATATACGGAAAACAAATAGTACTTTACGTACTTGAAAATCACCCAAAATTAGTTGAAGAAGTTTTTCTTTCAAAAGAGATAGATAATAAACTATTTTCAAAATTTTTAAAATTAGGTAAAAAAATCCATAGACTAGATAACCAAAAAGCGCAAGCTTTAGCAAAAGGTGGAAATCATCAAGGATTTTTTTTAAAGTTGAGTCAGTTTGACTATGCACCGATAAAAGAATTAAAAGCGATGAATTTTATTTTAGTTTTAGATGGAGTAACTGATGTTGGAAACATTGGAGCAATTGCTAGAACAGCTTATTCTTTAGGAATTGATGGAATAATTGCATCAAATATAAAAACTATAAATAACTCTGGAATTGTAAGAACAAGTGCTGGAGCATTGCTTGATTTACCATTTTGTATTCATCCAAGAAGTGCAGATTTAGCAAGTGAATTAATAGATGCTGGATTTACTTTGATTGGTGCAACAATGGATGGTGTTGATTTAAAAAAATATGGAAAAATAGAAAAAAGTGATAAAGTAGCCCTATTTTTAGGAAGCGAGGGAGAAGGTATTTCTCCAAAAGTTGCTAAGAAATTGGACTTAAAAGTATCTATAAAAATGGAACATGAATTTGATTCTTTGAATGTTTCAGTTGCAGCAGGAATATTGATTTATAACCTAAAAAGATAA
- the coaE gene encoding dephospho-CoA kinase (Dephospho-CoA kinase (CoaE) performs the final step in coenzyme A biosynthesis.), whose amino-acid sequence MSNDLFKNAIALTGGISTGKSTVCNLLKLHGFLTIDADKIAHKLLDENSSKIEEMFGKEYVENGKVLRKELGKIIFSNEENKLKLEALLHPLIKEEIIKESKIYEEQNKPYFVDIPLFFEKMHYPISKSLVIYTPKELQIQRLMKRDNIDEKEAKLKISNQMDIEEKRKLANIVIDNSKDLKHLQNEVERVIGEII is encoded by the coding sequence ATGAGTAATGATTTATTTAAAAACGCTATCGCCTTAACAGGTGGAATTTCAACTGGCAAAAGTACTGTTTGTAACCTTTTAAAACTTCATGGTTTTCTAACTATTGATGCAGATAAAATTGCACATAAACTCTTAGATGAAAACTCTTCAAAAATAGAAGAGATGTTTGGAAAAGAGTATGTTGAAAATGGAAAAGTTTTACGAAAAGAGTTAGGCAAAATAATTTTCTCAAATGAAGAAAATAAACTAAAACTCGAGGCACTTCTTCATCCTTTGATTAAAGAAGAGATTATAAAAGAGTCAAAAATATATGAAGAGCAAAATAAACCATATTTTGTAGATATTCCACTTTTTTTTGAAAAAATGCATTATCCAATTTCTAAATCTTTAGTTATTTATACACCAAAAGAGTTGCAAATACAAAGACTTATGAAAAGAGATAATATAGATGAAAAAGAGGCAAAACTAAAAATCTCAAATCAAATGGATATTGAAGAAAAAAGAAAATTAGCCAATATAGTAATAGATAATTCAAAAGATTTAAAACACTTACAAAATGAAGTTGAAAGAGTAATTGGAGAGATTATATGA